Proteins co-encoded in one Nitrospinota bacterium genomic window:
- a CDS encoding SLC13 family permease, with protein MSDEELTSQQNPVRMWGLIGGVVASVLFLLLFDLDPAHPEITRTAAVVLLMAVWWITDAIPLWATALLPVFLFPFFGIMSGKKVSSLYFNEVIFLFLGGFLVALCMERWNLHKRIALKILLFFGANPRGILLGFMTATAFLSMWVSNTASTMLMLPIIIAVILKLEESVGVAPIKKYAVGLLLGTAYSASIGGVATLVGTPPNPVLVKVFAINFPQAPEISFASWFAFALPVSVAFIAFVYFYLAWFFKPGTEISIDKEEFQREHDELGKTTFEEKVVFAVFTSLAILWLSRADINIGTVSIPGWANLFPNPSDVNDGTIAIAMATIFFLVPSKALPGERIADWDMVQKLPWGIILLFGGGFALASGFKDSGLSTWLGNQLASLHEFNPVTIVATISLMSTFITELTSNTATAQILLPILASLAVAIKLNPLLIMLPATMSVSFAFMLPVATPPNAIVFGAGRIRIIDMAKAGLILNIAGGIIITAAAFILGPIVFGIDLGTFPDWAVQK; from the coding sequence ATGAGCGATGAAGAACTGACGAGCCAGCAAAATCCCGTTAGGATGTGGGGGCTTATAGGGGGCGTTGTTGCCTCTGTGCTCTTTCTTTTACTGTTCGACCTCGATCCGGCCCACCCGGAGATAACAAGGACCGCCGCCGTGGTGCTCCTCATGGCTGTATGGTGGATAACGGACGCGATACCGCTCTGGGCCACTGCGCTCCTCCCGGTATTCCTCTTCCCGTTTTTCGGCATCATGTCCGGAAAGAAGGTTAGCTCGCTCTATTTCAACGAGGTGATATTCCTCTTTCTCGGCGGATTTCTTGTGGCACTCTGCATGGAGCGGTGGAACCTGCACAAGAGAATAGCTCTCAAGATACTTCTTTTCTTCGGCGCGAATCCGCGCGGAATACTCCTCGGCTTTATGACGGCAACCGCCTTCCTTTCGATGTGGGTTTCGAATACCGCCAGCACCATGCTGATGCTCCCCATCATCATCGCTGTCATACTGAAGCTGGAAGAATCGGTCGGCGTGGCGCCAATCAAAAAATACGCTGTCGGCCTCCTTCTTGGAACGGCATATTCCGCGTCTATCGGAGGAGTGGCGACCCTCGTGGGAACCCCGCCGAATCCGGTACTTGTAAAGGTCTTTGCGATAAATTTCCCGCAGGCTCCGGAGATTTCGTTTGCCTCTTGGTTCGCGTTCGCCCTACCGGTCAGCGTTGCCTTTATCGCCTTCGTTTACTTCTACCTTGCATGGTTTTTCAAACCGGGAACGGAGATATCCATCGACAAAGAGGAGTTTCAGCGCGAACATGACGAACTGGGCAAAACAACCTTCGAGGAGAAGGTGGTTTTCGCGGTGTTCACAAGCCTTGCGATACTCTGGCTCTCAAGAGCGGACATCAATATAGGAACGGTATCGATACCGGGTTGGGCAAACCTCTTCCCAAATCCCTCTGATGTGAATGACGGCACCATCGCCATAGCGATGGCGACGATATTTTTTCTCGTGCCGTCGAAGGCTCTCCCCGGCGAGCGGATAGCCGACTGGGATATGGTGCAAAAACTCCCGTGGGGTATCATCCTCCTCTTCGGCGGAGGTTTCGCTCTTGCGAGCGGATTCAAGGATTCGGGACTTTCAACATGGCTCGGAAACCAGCTCGCTTCACTGCACGAATTCAATCCGGTTACGATCGTTGCCACCATCTCGCTTATGAGCACCTTCATAACGGAACTGACGTCGAACACGGCAACCGCGCAGATACTCCTCCCGATCCTCGCCTCTCTGGCTGTTGCGATAAAACTGAATCCGCTTTTGATAATGCTCCCGGCGACCATGTCGGTATCTTTTGCCTTCATGCTTCCGGTAGCAACCCCGCCGAACGCGATTGTGTTCGGCGCTGGGAGGATAAGGATCATCGATATGGCAAAAGCGGGGCTGATACTGAACATTGCGGGGGGGATTATCATAACCGCCGCGGCATTCATCCTCGGCCCTATCGTATTCGGAATAGACCTTGGAACATTCCCCGATTGGGCAGTACAGAAATAA
- a CDS encoding tetratricopeptide repeat protein yields MARYKRIKRKEDLKAPDEFISFWDSVYFWVTDNSEKVIYPLVGLAIIIMISAGYMYYADSRENTAQRELYRALVEYPSDSPTEANAQPKDNVDLPKLAETIGEVSERFSGTVAGKLASFYKANVHYKDGKMPEAEALYKQVFESEGAEDTVGRLSGIGLARTSQNQGKYSEATSVLEKLKGSKSEAFMEEIDYLLGLNYELAGNSDRALETYVEFLGKYQVSSRRDLVVNQIASLKGSDINIK; encoded by the coding sequence GTGGCGCGTTATAAAAGGATAAAACGTAAGGAAGACCTGAAAGCACCGGATGAATTCATCAGTTTCTGGGACAGTGTCTACTTCTGGGTGACGGACAACAGTGAAAAAGTGATCTACCCGCTGGTCGGGCTGGCAATTATCATCATGATATCTGCCGGATACATGTATTACGCGGATTCGCGGGAGAACACCGCCCAGCGCGAGCTCTACAGGGCCCTTGTGGAATACCCAAGCGACAGCCCAACGGAGGCGAATGCCCAGCCGAAGGATAATGTGGACCTGCCAAAACTCGCGGAGACTATCGGCGAGGTGTCTGAACGTTTTTCCGGAACGGTAGCTGGAAAGCTTGCGTCGTTCTACAAGGCAAATGTCCATTATAAGGATGGGAAGATGCCGGAAGCCGAAGCGCTCTATAAACAGGTTTTTGAATCCGAGGGCGCGGAGGATACTGTCGGTCGTCTAAGCGGTATCGGTCTCGCCAGAACCTCACAGAATCAGGGGAAATATTCGGAAGCCACGAGCGTCCTTGAAAAACTGAAGGGGAGCAAAAGCGAAGCGTTTATGGAAGAGATAGATTATCTCTTGGGATTGAACTATGAGCTGGCAGGCAATTCCGACAGGGCGCTTGAGACATATGTGGAATTCCTGGGGAAGTATCAGGTTTCCTCAAGGCGTGATTTGGTGGTAAACCAGATTGCGTCCCTCAAAGGTTCAGATATAAATATAAAGTAG
- a CDS encoding histidinol phosphate phosphatase domain-containing protein: MIDLHMHTIFSDGGLVPAELVRRARQIGCRAIAITDHVDYSNVERVTEAIARFCEDDHGIRVLPGVEITHVRPSMISEIAKLARDAGAKIIIVHGESVVEPVEEGTNDSAIDAGVDIIAHPGLISLAVAKKAALAGVMLEISGRGGHSFTNGHVAKTAMEAGARLVFNTDTHAPRDLMDRQMAMKVLLGAGLDEKSALETLGNSQKIVEAKSGAL, encoded by the coding sequence ATGATTGACCTGCATATGCACACGATTTTTAGCGATGGAGGGCTGGTTCCTGCCGAACTGGTCAGACGTGCGCGCCAGATCGGGTGTCGCGCGATCGCGATTACCGATCATGTTGATTATTCGAATGTCGAGAGGGTTACGGAGGCGATTGCCAGGTTCTGCGAGGACGATCATGGCATCCGCGTGCTCCCCGGCGTGGAGATAACCCATGTGAGGCCTTCAATGATATCGGAGATTGCAAAGCTGGCAAGGGATGCCGGGGCCAAGATTATAATCGTGCATGGGGAATCGGTGGTGGAGCCGGTCGAGGAAGGAACTAATGATTCGGCGATAGACGCCGGAGTGGATATAATAGCCCATCCGGGACTGATCTCGCTGGCTGTCGCAAAAAAAGCGGCTCTGGCCGGGGTGATGCTGGAGATAAGCGGACGCGGGGGACACAGTTTTACAAACGGCCACGTAGCAAAAACCGCGATGGAAGCGGGGGCGAGGCTGGTTTTTAATACTGATACCCACGCTCCTCGTGATTTAATGGACCGGCAAATGGCGATGAAAGTGCTGTTGGGCGCGGGATTGGACGAAAAGAGTGCGCTCGAAACATTGGGCAACTCGCAAAAGATAGTGGAGGCAAAAAGTGGCGCGTTATAA
- a CDS encoding Csp1 family four helix bundle copper storage protein, with protein MDRREVIMAAGGALLAGTVGTAFAAEKEHKHDSGMLIQEDLARSAADCARTGQTTLRLSINLLEKGDISMAECGRTVQDLVATCEAMMKMASFGSRHIGPMAKVVRGVCIASEKICMKHKEHKECVECAKSCRECANICKKYI; from the coding sequence GTGGATAGAAGAGAAGTAATAATGGCGGCAGGTGGCGCTCTCCTGGCCGGTACTGTAGGGACGGCATTTGCCGCGGAAAAAGAACATAAGCACGATTCAGGCATGTTGATCCAGGAAGATCTCGCCAGGTCAGCAGCCGATTGCGCCCGTACGGGGCAGACGACGCTCCGTTTGAGCATCAACCTCCTGGAGAAGGGAGACATCTCAATGGCGGAGTGCGGCAGGACGGTGCAGGACCTGGTAGCTACCTGCGAAGCGATGATGAAGATGGCCTCTTTTGGGTCGAGACATATCGGCCCAATGGCGAAGGTGGTTCGGGGTGTTTGCATAGCTTCGGAAAAGATCTGCATGAAACACAAGGAGCACAAGGAGTGTGTTGAGTGCGCCAAGTCGTGCCGTGAATGCGCCAATATCTGCAAGAAATACATTTAG
- a CDS encoding energy transducer TonB, translated as MKDFAIATLALAVSIGFHAAFFNNAELISIESGKSDKSTSVKAKFRKIVKPKKIQEIPKPKPKKVVKKEIPAPVEEPEPVVEPEEEISEEVAQLDEEETEREKKHYLSVVMDCIERCKYYPAAARRRGITGEIEVHMTLLPNGEVESLVVEGKDNILCDAAREAVQKASPLPPPPSGAPYPVKLKMEFALQ; from the coding sequence GTGAAAGATTTCGCGATAGCAACTCTTGCTCTGGCCGTCTCGATAGGATTTCACGCGGCGTTTTTTAATAATGCCGAATTGATTTCAATCGAATCAGGCAAGTCGGACAAAAGCACGAGTGTGAAAGCGAAGTTCAGAAAGATCGTCAAACCGAAAAAGATACAGGAGATACCAAAACCAAAACCGAAGAAAGTGGTTAAAAAGGAGATCCCGGCACCTGTGGAGGAGCCGGAACCGGTAGTCGAGCCTGAAGAAGAAATTTCAGAGGAGGTTGCGCAACTCGACGAGGAGGAAACCGAACGGGAGAAGAAGCATTATCTCTCTGTCGTAATGGACTGCATAGAGAGATGCAAATATTATCCGGCCGCGGCGAGGCGGAGAGGGATAACCGGGGAGATAGAGGTGCATATGACATTGCTTCCGAACGGGGAAGTGGAAAGTTTGGTAGTGGAAGGGAAAGATAACATCCTGTGCGACGCGGCACGGGAGGCTGTGCAAAAGGCAAGCCCATTGCCTCCCCCCCCTTCCGGTGCGCCATACCCCGTAAAGCTGAAGATGGAATTTGCGTTGCAATAG
- a CDS encoding biopolymer transporter ExbD encodes MEFDGLRRASNIPNLTPLIDIVFLLLVFFMLTAHFVKNEAVTVDLPEADSATPLDIDKAVEVVINGDGKVSIAGMTVELGEVEEVFIQKFSGVKNKKVAIRGDERAGLGVAVSIFDSARKAGAEAVDIITERPE; translated from the coding sequence ATGGAGTTTGACGGGCTTAGGAGAGCAAGCAATATTCCCAACCTCACTCCGCTTATCGACATAGTCTTCCTCCTGTTGGTGTTCTTCATGCTCACCGCCCATTTCGTAAAGAACGAAGCGGTAACGGTGGATCTCCCGGAGGCGGACAGCGCCACTCCGCTTGATATCGACAAGGCCGTCGAGGTTGTTATCAATGGTGATGGGAAAGTCAGCATAGCGGGCATGACAGTCGAGCTTGGGGAAGTTGAAGAGGTTTTTATCCAGAAATTCTCCGGGGTAAAGAACAAAAAGGTAGCCATTCGAGGGGATGAGAGGGCAGGCCTGGGCGTCGCAGTATCTATCTTCGATTCTGCAAGGAAAGCGGGAGCCGAGGCTGTGGATATCATTACGGAGAGGCCGGAATAG
- a CDS encoding MotA/TolQ/ExbB proton channel family protein translates to MDTADIFTRGGPVVYILAFYSVIALAIVIERYIHFIRMGFTPRSIEEGLGNAISDGGLKDPAITKGPEAAIIREMLAASSRGVDDIGRVASRVGSEELQRMERGFRTLAFLGNTAPLLGLLGTITGMIKAFMVIEQAGGKVDANALAGGIWEAMITTGVGLSVSIPILFFLHLLEGSADRRANSMKRIASMILEKLHHHHHEREIPVDVIHHRKGAADGV, encoded by the coding sequence ATGGATACTGCTGATATTTTCACAAGGGGCGGGCCGGTAGTTTATATCCTGGCGTTCTACTCTGTCATTGCCCTCGCAATTGTAATTGAGCGCTACATACATTTCATAAGGATGGGATTTACCCCGCGCAGTATCGAAGAGGGTCTTGGAAATGCGATCTCGGATGGCGGTTTGAAAGACCCGGCAATTACGAAAGGGCCGGAAGCGGCCATCATAAGGGAGATGCTTGCGGCGTCCTCGCGCGGCGTTGATGACATCGGCAGAGTCGCTTCGCGCGTAGGCTCGGAGGAACTGCAACGAATGGAACGCGGTTTCAGGACGCTTGCCTTTCTCGGCAATACTGCTCCTCTTCTCGGCCTACTTGGAACGATAACCGGAATGATAAAGGCATTTATGGTGATCGAGCAGGCGGGGGGGAAGGTTGACGCAAACGCCCTTGCCGGCGGCATATGGGAAGCCATGATAACGACAGGCGTCGGCCTTTCCGTCTCCATACCGATACTCTTTTTCCTTCACCTGCTGGAAGGTTCGGCTGACCGCAGGGCGAACTCGATGAAACGGATCGCATCGATGATTCTTGAAAAACTGCATCATCATCATCATGAACGCGAAATACCGGTCGATGTTATCCATCACAGGAAAGGGGCGGCAGATGGAGTTTGA
- a CDS encoding PepSY domain-containing protein — MNSIKQNFQPPHPWLETVAPGASERKRPLNMHRLHKWGGLVAALWIFVLGITGFLIDHRGEWRWLWQVTVPEYLVSQKVLEKSTDSAIQLYRIDPSTSDVRLAGGRRGLWRSSDAGANWVETYFIGLDGSPQILSIVEDAVYGWGKLWLATDDGVWLSSDKGATATRVALEGSLITALTEGSSADELVGCVSRTKVFRLNLSDTSEPVWIFFSGLTEDQLPDSFGLSRFVRDLHYGRGLFTGISSLLINDAGGIGMMALSLTGFLFWWMPKKWKKEIGTQTRKTHLTKKSTMRLLFHSHSTVFGIVTVIPFVYLAITGILIDHNDVLGDWMKKVNVGREWLPPVYEMRSWDDEIYSVAGYPGESEKLSLGGRAGLFTTADSGRTWIREDLPGQPAVFVWTLRRIGDGLYTGGMGSPNYMKLPGKKWEKAKGTGHMPSDMLVLPDGRIGWKGHGGIKARVNGDEYETIRMDMPILAGVPIFYFLDGLHSGVIFHEQWKWVNDLVSVIGLILVVTGLTRLWRHWKPSLKGYLNLARREPRAVMTAANEVAATKR, encoded by the coding sequence ATGAATAGTATTAAACAGAATTTTCAACCACCTCACCCCTGGTTGGAGACTGTTGCACCGGGCGCTTCCGAAAGGAAGCGCCCGTTAAATATGCACAGGCTCCACAAGTGGGGAGGATTGGTTGCGGCGCTCTGGATATTTGTTCTTGGAATTACCGGTTTTCTTATCGATCACCGCGGAGAGTGGAGATGGCTCTGGCAGGTAACCGTTCCGGAATATCTCGTTTCGCAGAAGGTGCTTGAAAAAAGTACCGACAGTGCGATTCAGTTGTACCGGATTGACCCGTCGACGAGCGATGTTCGTCTTGCGGGTGGGAGACGGGGGCTCTGGAGAAGCAGTGATGCCGGCGCCAACTGGGTGGAAACCTATTTCATCGGGCTTGATGGCTCGCCCCAGATACTTTCGATAGTAGAGGATGCGGTATATGGATGGGGGAAGCTCTGGCTTGCCACCGATGACGGCGTTTGGTTATCTTCCGACAAGGGCGCGACCGCGACAAGGGTTGCATTGGAAGGGAGCCTCATTACCGCGCTTACGGAAGGCTCAAGTGCTGATGAACTGGTTGGCTGTGTGTCAAGGACCAAAGTTTTCCGCTTGAACCTTTCCGATACATCAGAGCCGGTTTGGATCTTCTTTTCCGGATTGACGGAGGATCAGCTTCCCGATTCTTTCGGGCTTTCCAGATTTGTAAGGGACCTTCATTACGGCAGAGGGCTATTTACCGGGATAAGCTCTTTGCTGATAAACGATGCGGGCGGTATCGGGATGATGGCGCTGTCGCTGACAGGTTTTCTGTTCTGGTGGATGCCGAAAAAATGGAAAAAAGAGATTGGAACGCAGACGCGGAAAACACATCTCACCAAGAAAAGCACTATGCGCCTGCTGTTCCATTCTCATTCAACCGTTTTCGGGATAGTTACCGTAATTCCATTTGTCTATCTGGCAATTACCGGGATACTGATAGACCACAACGATGTGCTTGGCGACTGGATGAAAAAGGTCAACGTCGGGAGGGAATGGCTCCCGCCTGTATATGAGATGAGATCATGGGACGATGAAATATATTCCGTTGCGGGATATCCGGGAGAGAGCGAAAAGCTGAGCCTTGGAGGCCGCGCCGGTCTCTTCACGACGGCCGATTCCGGCAGGACGTGGATCAGGGAAGATCTCCCCGGTCAACCCGCGGTATTCGTCTGGACGCTTAGGCGTATCGGGGATGGTTTATACACGGGGGGGATGGGTTCTCCTAACTACATGAAACTCCCTGGCAAGAAATGGGAAAAAGCCAAGGGTACGGGACATATGCCTAGCGATATGCTGGTATTGCCCGACGGACGAATAGGATGGAAAGGACATGGCGGGATCAAGGCTCGGGTAAACGGCGACGAATATGAAACCATTCGAATGGATATGCCGATCCTCGCGGGCGTTCCGATATTCTATTTTCTGGATGGATTGCATAGCGGCGTGATCTTCCATGAACAGTGGAAATGGGTGAACGACCTTGTTTCTGTTATAGGTCTTATTCTTGTTGTTACGGGCCTTACAAGATTATGGAGGCATTGGAAGCCGAGCTTAAAAGGATATTTGAATCTGGCACGTCGCGAACCGCGCGCCGTCATGACGGCGGCAAACGAAGTCGCGGCAACCAAGAGGTAG
- a CDS encoding TonB-dependent receptor, translating to MFSAKRFGWFSAAVFFITLAVAGDVKAESDGAAVGKITVTGTREEQPKSEATATVDTLSGKEIEEVRPAHPSDIMNRIPGVNVNVTGGEGHQTAIRQPITTSPVYLFLEDGIPTRSTGFFNHNALYEVNIPQSGGIEVNKGPGTALYGSDAIGGVINVLTRPTPLEPELNLDLEGGSFGWQRALLSVGDKFGDNGVRLDLNMTHTDGWRDATDYDRQSANVRWDAFFSNGIAMKTVVAYSNIDQQTAGSSRISKEDYENNPTLNYTPISWRKVGALRVSAEMTKESADSLVSVTPYVRQNSLGYIANWSLSYDPAILNSNNDSYGVMAKYRKDFAPLRTRLIMGVDVDNSPGNQNEQAISPVKEGNIYTSYTDGDTIYDYDVTFMGISPYVHAELSPAEKLRITGGVRYDSIGYDYTNKLTDLDTGKYRRPASTTVDYTHLSPKLGATYQFSDSFNGFVSYNHAFRAPSQSQLFRQGQAENTVGLKPVKVDSYEVGLRGEVGEKTDWELSVYSMIKTDDIVSYTNDDNTRESLNAGETKHQGVELGSGIALTDWMNLGVSLSYSEHTFGTWQPKPGVDYSGNEMNSAPKLVGNTRLGFRPGFMNGGMAEIEWVKVGDSWMDDGNTMKYEGHALLNLRANMPVGKMKVFGRVMNVTDERWATAASYSSSKFGEKIEYAPGTPLSYYLGINYDFM from the coding sequence ATGTTTAGTGCAAAGAGATTTGGATGGTTTTCCGCGGCGGTTTTTTTCATAACCCTGGCGGTAGCCGGAGACGTAAAGGCTGAATCGGATGGCGCCGCGGTCGGCAAAATTACAGTTACGGGTACGCGCGAAGAACAGCCGAAATCGGAGGCGACAGCGACTGTCGACACGCTTTCAGGCAAAGAGATAGAGGAAGTAAGGCCTGCTCATCCATCGGATATTATGAACAGGATACCCGGCGTCAATGTAAACGTAACAGGGGGCGAGGGGCATCAGACTGCCATCAGACAGCCGATAACCACGAGTCCCGTTTACCTTTTCCTTGAGGACGGCATACCGACACGCTCAACGGGATTTTTCAACCACAATGCGTTATACGAAGTTAATATCCCGCAGTCGGGCGGAATTGAAGTAAATAAGGGGCCGGGAACCGCGCTTTATGGAAGCGACGCGATTGGCGGCGTTATTAACGTCCTGACCCGGCCAACCCCACTTGAGCCTGAGTTGAACCTGGACCTTGAAGGCGGTTCGTTTGGATGGCAGAGGGCGCTGTTGTCGGTTGGCGACAAATTTGGCGATAACGGAGTAAGGCTCGACCTGAACATGACCCATACCGACGGCTGGCGCGACGCGACCGATTACGACAGGCAGAGCGCGAATGTCCGCTGGGATGCCTTTTTCTCAAACGGAATTGCCATGAAGACGGTGGTCGCGTATTCAAATATCGATCAGCAGACGGCAGGCTCCTCCAGGATCTCAAAGGAAGATTATGAAAACAATCCAACGCTTAATTACACTCCGATATCCTGGCGAAAGGTGGGGGCTCTAAGGGTTTCCGCAGAGATGACGAAAGAGTCGGCTGATTCGCTTGTCAGCGTTACGCCGTATGTGCGTCAGAACAGCCTCGGGTATATAGCGAACTGGTCGCTAAGCTACGATCCGGCCATCTTGAATTCGAACAACGATTCATATGGCGTCATGGCTAAATACAGAAAGGACTTTGCGCCTTTAAGGACCAGGTTGATCATGGGCGTTGATGTGGACAACAGTCCCGGCAACCAGAACGAGCAGGCTATCTCTCCGGTGAAGGAAGGAAACATCTATACCAGCTATACGGACGGCGACACGATATACGACTACGACGTAACATTCATGGGTATCTCCCCGTACGTCCATGCCGAGCTTTCACCTGCCGAAAAGCTGAGGATCACAGGCGGCGTGAGGTACGATTCAATCGGCTATGACTATACAAACAAGCTGACAGACCTCGATACCGGCAAGTATCGTCGCCCGGCGTCTACTACCGTCGACTACACGCACCTTAGCCCAAAGCTGGGGGCGACGTACCAGTTCAGCGATTCGTTCAACGGTTTTGTATCCTATAACCACGCGTTCCGCGCACCTTCACAGAGCCAGCTCTTCAGGCAGGGACAGGCCGAGAATACGGTAGGTCTGAAACCTGTAAAGGTGGACAGCTATGAGGTTGGTCTTCGAGGTGAAGTTGGAGAGAAGACCGATTGGGAACTCTCGGTTTACAGCATGATAAAGACCGACGACATCGTAAGCTACACGAATGATGACAATACGAGAGAGAGCCTCAATGCCGGCGAGACAAAGCATCAGGGCGTTGAGCTTGGTTCCGGTATTGCGCTGACGGATTGGATGAATCTCGGAGTGAGTCTTTCCTATTCAGAACACACATTCGGTACATGGCAACCGAAACCTGGCGTCGATTACAGCGGGAACGAGATGAACTCCGCTCCGAAGCTTGTAGGCAACACGCGGCTCGGTTTCCGCCCGGGCTTCATGAACGGCGGGATGGCAGAAATTGAATGGGTTAAGGTTGGCGATTCCTGGATGGATGACGGAAATACGATGAAGTATGAGGGGCACGCCCTTTTAAACCTCAGGGCGAATATGCCTGTCGGCAAGATGAAAGTTTTCGGGCGCGTTATGAACGTTACCGACGAGCGATGGGCTACGGCAGCTTCGTATTCAAGCTCCAAGTTTGGCGAGAAGATAGAGTACGCGCCGGGAACGCCGCTTAGCTACTACCTTGGGATCAATTACGACTTCATGTGA
- the radA gene encoding DNA repair protein RadA — MAKKARSQYVCQECGSSQPKWIGRCPDCNSWNTFQEEAVKPVVKRGAFSLGSSPSAPVPLSDLPAESAGRKKSGIVELDRVLGGGVVDGSLVLIGGDPGIGKSTLVLQLCGKLAANSKVLYVTGEESPQQVKIRADRLGIDSASIYVFPETNVEIITARIEELMPSFVVVDSVQTVFTEQLSAAPGSVGQLREATSCFMRTAKTLNVPLFLVGHVTKDGAIAGPRVLEHMVDTVLYFEGDKDHSFRILRSVKNRFGSTQEIGVFEMRGSGLVEVENPSELFINSSEKPSSGSVITCTLSGTRPILVELQSLVTPTSFGNPRRTAVGFDYNRLVLLAAILQKRAGLMLDVEDIYVSAAGGVRIEDPGSDLAVSAAIAGSFRNISVAKGTVFIGEVGLGGEVRPVSSLEVRLKEAQRMGMKRAVVPAVGAEKLADNGKLKIVGIKHVDSLLENIF, encoded by the coding sequence ATGGCGAAAAAGGCAAGATCCCAGTATGTCTGCCAGGAGTGTGGCTCCAGCCAGCCGAAATGGATAGGGCGCTGTCCCGACTGCAATAGCTGGAACACCTTTCAGGAGGAGGCGGTAAAACCGGTCGTCAAGCGGGGGGCGTTCTCCCTCGGTTCATCTCCGTCCGCTCCCGTTCCCCTTTCTGACCTTCCGGCGGAATCCGCAGGGAGAAAAAAGAGCGGAATCGTGGAACTCGACCGTGTTTTGGGCGGGGGTGTTGTGGACGGTTCTCTGGTTCTTATCGGAGGCGACCCCGGTATAGGAAAATCTACGCTGGTTCTTCAGCTTTGCGGAAAGCTCGCCGCAAACAGCAAGGTGCTATACGTCACCGGCGAGGAATCTCCGCAACAGGTAAAGATAAGAGCTGACCGATTAGGCATAGACTCAGCCTCCATATATGTTTTTCCGGAAACAAATGTCGAGATTATTACCGCCAGAATAGAGGAGTTGATGCCGTCGTTTGTGGTTGTCGATTCGGTACAGACGGTTTTTACGGAACAGCTCTCAGCGGCCCCCGGAAGCGTGGGGCAGTTGAGAGAGGCGACTTCATGTTTTATGAGGACGGCAAAAACGCTTAATGTTCCGCTGTTCCTTGTCGGCCATGTCACGAAGGATGGCGCGATTGCCGGGCCGAGGGTTCTGGAGCATATGGTCGACACGGTTCTCTATTTTGAAGGGGACAAGGATCACTCGTTCCGTATCCTCAGGTCGGTGAAAAACCGCTTTGGTTCCACCCAGGAGATAGGGGTATTCGAGATGAGGGGGTCGGGGCTGGTGGAGGTGGAAAACCCGTCGGAGCTTTTTATCAATTCATCTGAAAAGCCCTCCAGCGGGTCGGTAATTACATGCACCCTCTCCGGTACGCGACCGATACTCGTGGAACTCCAGTCGCTGGTAACCCCAACGAGTTTCGGTAACCCCAGGCGGACAGCGGTTGGATTCGATTACAACCGGCTCGTTCTTCTGGCGGCGATCCTCCAGAAGCGCGCCGGTTTGATGCTGGACGTTGAGGATATTTATGTTTCGGCGGCAGGTGGAGTGCGTATAGAAGATCCTGGAAGCGACCTCGCAGTCTCCGCGGCGATTGCGGGGAGTTTCAGGAATATCAGCGTTGCAAAGGGGACGGTCTTCATCGGTGAAGTAGGGCTCGGAGGCGAGGTGAGGCCGGTATCTTCCCTTGAGGTTAGGCTCAAGGAGGCGCAGAGGATGGGGATGAAGAGGGCCGTTGTTCCAGCGGTCGGCGCGGAAAAACTTGCCGATAATGGCAAACTGAAAATTGTCGGCATCAAGCATGTCGATTCCCTTCTGGAAAACATTTTTTAG